The nucleotide sequence ATGGAAGAAAAAGAGCAAAGACCCTTGGGGGCGGTTGTGGTGGTTGCGGTGGTGACCATCTTCATCCTGGCCTTCTGGCTCTTCCACTTCTTCATGCATCTTGCAAGGGGGTAAACCATGGAGCACCAAGAACACGTCATCGAGCGATACGAGCGGGCCTGGATTTTCTTCGGTCTGGCGATGATCACGGCGTTCATCATCCTGGTGGGCTATTTGATGTTGACCATGGGCAACACCAACCCGGTTAGCGTGGGCCGCATCGACCCTACCAAGGTGCGCACCGAAGGCGACTTCGCCAACCCGCGAGTAGAGCAGGTGGGCAACGAGTACGTGGCCTACATACAGGCCTTTTCGTTTGGCTACCTTCCCACCGAGATGCGCTTCAAGGCTGGGCGCAGGGTCACCTTCTACATTACCTCGCCCGACGTCCAGCACGGCTTCCAGGTAGAAAACACCAATATCAACGTGCAGGTGATTCCGGGCGAAATCGCTAAGGTAAGCTACACCTTCACCCGACCCGGCACCTACCGCATCATCTGCAACGAGTACTGCGGCATCGGCCACGCTAGCATGTTGAGCCAGCTCATCGTAGAACCCTAAAGGAGCACCTATGGCCGTCCAAACTCTCACCCGCTTCGACGCCTACGCCGCTGCGCCGGAGAAGAAGTACGCCCTGTACATGATGATGTTGGGCTTTGCCGCGCTGGCGCTGGGCACCTTTTTTGGTCCCCTGCAGGCCTTCAACTACGGTGGCCTCGACCTCTACCCCTTCCTAAAGCCCGTTTTCCAAAACTACTACCAGGGCCTCACCCTGCATGGGGTGCTGAACGCCATTGTCTTCACCCAGCTCTTTGCCCA is from Meiothermus sp. QL-1 and encodes:
- a CDS encoding cytochrome c oxidase subunit 2A, which produces MEEKEQRPLGAVVVVAVVTIFILAFWLFHFFMHLARG
- a CDS encoding cytochrome c oxidase subunit II, which codes for MEHQEHVIERYERAWIFFGLAMITAFIILVGYLMLTMGNTNPVSVGRIDPTKVRTEGDFANPRVEQVGNEYVAYIQAFSFGYLPTEMRFKAGRRVTFYITSPDVQHGFQVENTNINVQVIPGEIAKVSYTFTRPGTYRIICNEYCGIGHASMLSQLIVEP